One part of the uncultured Celeribacter sp. genome encodes these proteins:
- the dapE gene encoding succinyl-diaminopimelate desuccinylase, which produces MPLDPVQLTADLIRCPSVTPEEGGALTLLSGHLEAAGFTCHRVDRNGTPNLFARWGAKAAPRTLGFNGHTDVVPVGDAGAWTHDPFGGEISDGILWGRGATDMKSGVAAFVAAACDYVAGREAVDTAIVLTITGDEEGDATDGTVALLDWMAAQGEAMTDCIVGEPTCPNTMGEMMKIGRRGSLTGYFTARGVQGHVAYPHQTHNPVPVLAGLMAELSAHCLDQGTAHFDPSNLEVTTFDTGNPATNVVPAECRATVNIRFNDAHSGESLCAWLAAKVAKCAEVSGIQIDLKTSISGESFVTPPGPFVDLVAKAVQTETGIEPVLSTTGGTSDARFVKSLCPVVEFGLVGKTMHKVDEHVETAHIDALKRVYSRVIEAYFV; this is translated from the coding sequence ATGCCGCTCGATCCCGTTCAACTCACTGCCGATTTGATTCGCTGCCCGTCCGTGACACCGGAGGAAGGCGGGGCTCTGACCCTGCTGAGCGGGCATCTTGAGGCAGCGGGGTTTACGTGTCACCGGGTGGACCGCAATGGCACGCCGAACTTGTTTGCCCGCTGGGGTGCAAAAGCCGCGCCGCGCACGCTCGGGTTCAACGGGCATACGGATGTTGTGCCGGTTGGCGATGCCGGGGCCTGGACACATGATCCCTTCGGCGGTGAGATCTCGGACGGCATTTTGTGGGGTCGCGGGGCGACCGATATGAAATCCGGGGTCGCGGCCTTTGTGGCGGCGGCCTGCGACTATGTAGCGGGGCGCGAGGCAGTGGATACAGCCATCGTCCTCACCATCACTGGCGACGAAGAAGGCGACGCGACCGATGGCACGGTGGCTTTGCTCGACTGGATGGCGGCGCAGGGGGAAGCCATGACGGATTGCATCGTGGGCGAACCCACCTGTCCCAACACCATGGGCGAAATGATGAAGATCGGTCGGCGCGGGTCGCTGACGGGCTATTTCACAGCCCGCGGTGTGCAGGGACATGTGGCCTATCCCCATCAGACGCACAATCCCGTGCCGGTCTTGGCGGGGCTGATGGCCGAATTGTCGGCGCATTGTCTGGATCAGGGCACAGCGCATTTCGATCCCTCCAATCTGGAGGTCACGACCTTTGATACCGGCAACCCGGCTACAAACGTGGTGCCAGCCGAATGCCGTGCCACTGTGAACATTCGTTTCAATGATGCGCACAGTGGTGAGAGCCTCTGCGCATGGCTGGCCGCTAAGGTGGCCAAATGCGCCGAGGTCAGTGGTATTCAGATCGATCTGAAAACAAGCATTTCCGGGGAAAGCTTTGTCACTCCGCCGGGGCCCTTTGTCGATCTTGTGGCAAAGGCCGTTCAGACCGAGACCGGGATTGAACCGGTGTTGTCGACGACGGGCGGCACGTCGGATGCGCGTTTTGTCAAATCGCTGTGTCCGGTTGTGGAGTTCGGTCTGGTCGGCAAAACCATGCATAAGGTCGATGAACACGTTGAAACAGCACATATCGACGCGTTGAAACGTGTCTACTCCCGGGTGATCGAGGCGTATTTTGTATGA
- a CDS encoding transporter substrate-binding domain-containing protein — translation MKYVFQCLWACVLLCLGTTSAWAEDLKIVTVSRAPFSMIENGTDTGFSIELWDALAADLGWSYSLSRVDTFDDMLGAIVAGEADAAIGNISITADRELQMDFSQPVFEAGLQVMVPIAGSERQSLWAVLLSTGLLVDLAMAFAVLFGVGMLMWFLEKRHQEYFDLPAQKALFPAFWWALNLVVNGGFEERQPRSPLGRILGVALVLASLFVVSVFVARITAMMTVDAIQANVSGLNDLYGRRIGTVEYSTSARFLDRRDLDYQSFDTPDTLFAAFQDSEIDAVVYDAPLLAYYATHEGKNTARVVGKIFIPENYGIALPTNSPYANDINHSLLKLREDGTYETIYRKWFGNR, via the coding sequence ATGAAATATGTTTTCCAGTGTCTGTGGGCTTGTGTCTTGCTTTGTCTTGGTACGACGTCGGCATGGGCCGAAGACCTGAAGATCGTCACCGTGTCGCGCGCACCGTTCTCCATGATAGAGAACGGAACCGACACCGGGTTTTCAATCGAACTGTGGGACGCACTCGCCGCGGATTTGGGCTGGAGCTACAGCCTGTCACGGGTCGATACCTTCGACGATATGCTCGGCGCCATCGTTGCAGGCGAAGCAGACGCAGCCATCGGCAATATCTCCATCACTGCGGACCGGGAACTCCAAATGGATTTCTCGCAGCCGGTCTTCGAAGCCGGCCTACAGGTCATGGTGCCCATAGCGGGGTCTGAAAGGCAATCCCTCTGGGCCGTACTCCTCTCCACTGGGTTGCTCGTCGATCTGGCAATGGCCTTTGCGGTGCTGTTCGGTGTCGGGATGTTGATGTGGTTTCTGGAGAAGCGCCATCAGGAATATTTCGACCTTCCGGCACAAAAGGCCCTTTTCCCGGCCTTCTGGTGGGCACTGAACCTTGTCGTCAATGGCGGCTTTGAAGAACGCCAGCCCCGGTCCCCCCTGGGTCGCATTCTGGGGGTGGCTCTGGTGCTAGCGTCACTGTTTGTGGTCTCGGTCTTTGTCGCCCGGATCACCGCCATGATGACGGTTGATGCCATTCAGGCCAATGTTTCCGGTCTCAACGACCTCTATGGCCGCCGCATCGGGACGGTGGAATATTCCACCTCTGCCCGCTTCCTTGATCGTCGGGATCTGGATTACCAATCCTTCGACACTCCGGACACGCTCTTTGCGGCCTTTCAGGACAGCGAGATCGATGCGGTCGTCTATGACGCCCCGCTTTTGGCCTATTACGCAACGCATGAGGGCAAGAACACGGCCCGCGTTGTCGGCAAGATCTTTATTCCGGAAAACTACGGGATCGCCCTGCCGACCAATTCGCCCTATGCCAATGACATCAACCACAGTTTGCTGAAGCTGCGCGAAGACGGCACCTATGAGACAATCTATCGGAAGTGGTTCGGCAACAGATAA
- a CDS encoding GlsB/YeaQ/YmgE family stress response membrane protein, giving the protein MGLGLIASIIVGGLAGWIASSVMKAKTGLFLNIILGIIGAFVLNLILSFLGIYAANSWLPQLVVGIVGASLLIWAYRKVK; this is encoded by the coding sequence ATGGGACTGGGACTTATCGCGTCGATCATCGTTGGCGGCCTGGCCGGCTGGATCGCAAGTTCGGTGATGAAGGCCAAAACCGGCCTGTTCTTGAACATTATTCTCGGGATCATTGGCGCTTTCGTGCTGAACCTGATCCTGTCGTTTCTGGGCATCTATGCGGCGAACAGCTGGTTGCCGCAGCTTGTGGTCGGGATCGTGGGGGCGAGCCTGCTGATCTGGGCCTACCGCAAGGTGAAATGA
- the dapD gene encoding 2,3,4,5-tetrahydropyridine-2,6-dicarboxylate N-succinyltransferase → MSNAQLEAAIEAAWEARETITPATGGETREAIEDTLNALDSGALRVAVKQDDGNWHVNQWAKKAVLLGFRIKDMELHDGGPQGAGWWDKVDSKFKGWGTTEFKEAGFRAVPNAVVRKSAYIAPGVVLMPSFVNLGAYVDTGTMVDTWATVGSCAQIGKNVHLSGGAGIGGVLEPLQAGPVIIEDNCFIGARAEVAEGVIVREGSVLGMGVYLGQSTKIVDRETGEVTYGEVPPYSVVVSGTMPSKNGVNLYCAVIVKRVDAKTRSKTGINDLLRD, encoded by the coding sequence ATGTCCAACGCTCAGCTCGAAGCTGCCATCGAAGCCGCCTGGGAGGCGCGCGAAACCATCACCCCCGCAACCGGCGGTGAAACCCGCGAAGCCATCGAAGACACGCTGAATGCGCTCGACAGCGGTGCGTTGCGTGTTGCGGTCAAGCAGGACGACGGCAATTGGCACGTCAACCAATGGGCCAAAAAGGCCGTTCTGCTGGGCTTCCGTATCAAGGATATGGAACTGCATGACGGTGGTCCGCAGGGCGCCGGCTGGTGGGACAAGGTCGACAGCAAATTCAAAGGCTGGGGCACCACCGAGTTCAAAGAGGCCGGTTTCCGCGCCGTTCCGAACGCCGTCGTGCGCAAATCTGCCTATATCGCGCCGGGCGTGGTTCTGATGCCGTCCTTTGTAAACCTTGGCGCCTATGTCGACACGGGCACCATGGTGGACACATGGGCGACCGTCGGCTCTTGTGCGCAGATTGGCAAGAACGTGCACCTGTCGGGTGGCGCGGGCATCGGCGGGGTGCTGGAACCGCTGCAGGCCGGTCCGGTGATCATCGAAGACAACTGTTTCATCGGCGCTCGCGCCGAAGTCGCCGAGGGCGTGATCGTGCGCGAAGGCTCTGTTCTGGGCATGGGCGTCTACCTTGGCCAGTCGACCAAGATCGTCGACCGTGAGACTGGCGAAGTTACCTATGGCGAAGTACCGCCCTATTCCGTGGTTGTGTCCGGCACGATGCCGTCGAAGAACGGCGTGAACCTCTATTGTGCGGTGATCGTGAAGCGCGTCGACGCGAAAACACGGTCTAAAACCGGGATCAACGATCTGTTGCGCGATTGA
- a CDS encoding TIGR00730 family Rossman fold protein, protein MTEHTSQRRHPLRNSHMDREAARHTPDTPQTRSPSYKLAFTDDDFLFRDEMRAVRLQLEMMKPELLMEEYGIDSTIVLFGGARIPAPERKDTARTQTLADLSHYYEEARSFARIMTERAKVNGHRDNVIVTGGGPGVMEAGNRGATDAGGVSIGLNIVLPHEQSPNEYVTPDLCFNFHYFAIRKMHFLMRAKAIAVFPGGFGTLDEMFESLTLIQTGRMNRVPFLLFGRAFWEKIINWDALADAGTIAASDLELFQFVETAEDAVEVIDCWPYEGARDQIDGR, encoded by the coding sequence ATGACCGAGCACACATCGCAACGCCGCCATCCGCTTCGTAACAGCCATATGGACAGGGAGGCAGCGCGCCATACCCCAGACACACCGCAGACCCGGTCGCCATCCTACAAGCTGGCATTTACGGACGATGACTTCCTGTTCCGCGATGAAATGCGCGCGGTACGCCTGCAGCTGGAAATGATGAAGCCCGAGCTGCTGATGGAAGAATATGGCATCGACAGCACGATCGTGCTGTTCGGGGGGGCGCGCATTCCCGCGCCAGAGCGCAAGGACACAGCGCGCACCCAGACCCTTGCCGACCTCAGCCACTACTATGAAGAGGCCCGCAGCTTTGCCCGTATCATGACCGAGCGCGCCAAGGTGAACGGGCACCGTGACAACGTCATCGTGACCGGCGGCGGTCCCGGCGTGATGGAGGCGGGCAACCGCGGCGCGACCGACGCGGGCGGCGTGTCCATCGGACTGAACATCGTTTTGCCGCATGAACAATCGCCCAACGAATATGTCACCCCGGATCTGTGCTTCAACTTCCACTATTTCGCGATCCGCAAAATGCACTTCCTCATGCGGGCCAAAGCCATCGCGGTGTTTCCGGGCGGGTTCGGCACGCTGGATGAGATGTTTGAAAGCCTGACGCTGATTCAAACCGGACGCATGAACCGCGTACCGTTCCTGCTGTTCGGGCGCGCCTTCTGGGAAAAGATCATCAACTGGGACGCGCTGGCCGATGCCGGCACCATCGCCGCCTCAGATCTGGAGCTGTTTCAATTCGTGGAAACTGCCGAAGACGCCGTCGAGGTCATTGATTGCTGGCCATATGAGGGCGCACGCGACCAAATCGATGGGCGCTGA
- the rlmN gene encoding 23S rRNA (adenine(2503)-C(2))-methyltransferase RlmN produces the protein MEPSAPITQDVMTFPRKDAPSDKINLVGLPRDALRQVLIDNGTPEKQAKMRAGQIWQWIYQWGVRDFAEMTNLAKAYRGELAEKFEIRIPEVVSKQVSGDGTRKYLVRINGGHEVEVVYIPEDGRGTLCVSSQVGCTLTCSFCHTGTQKLVRNLTAAEIVGQVMMARDDLDEWPEKGAPKDETRLLSNIVLMGMGEPLYNFENVRDAMKIVMDGEGIALGRRRITLSTSGVVPEIHRTAQEIGCLLAVSFHATTDETRDVLVPINKKWNIEKLLEALREYPKATNSERITFEYVMLQGINDSDEDAHRLVKLLDGIPSKVNLIPFNEWPGAPYKRSSNNRIRAFASILMQAGYASPIRTPRGEDIMAACGQLKSATERARKSRKQIEADAGL, from the coding sequence ATGGAACCCAGCGCACCGATTACGCAGGATGTGATGACTTTTCCGCGCAAAGACGCGCCCTCCGACAAGATCAATCTTGTCGGCTTGCCGCGTGATGCTCTGCGTCAGGTTCTGATCGACAACGGCACCCCGGAGAAGCAGGCCAAGATGCGCGCCGGGCAGATCTGGCAGTGGATCTACCAATGGGGTGTGCGTGACTTTGCCGAGATGACGAACCTCGCCAAGGCCTATCGCGGCGAACTGGCTGAAAAGTTCGAAATTCGCATTCCCGAAGTGGTCTCCAAACAGGTGTCCGGAGACGGCACGCGGAAATATCTGGTGCGGATCAACGGCGGCCATGAGGTCGAAGTGGTCTACATTCCGGAAGACGGCCGGGGCACGCTTTGTGTATCTTCGCAGGTGGGCTGTACGCTGACCTGTTCTTTCTGCCATACCGGGACGCAGAAACTGGTGCGCAACCTGACTGCGGCGGAAATTGTCGGTCAGGTGATGATGGCGCGCGACGATCTGGACGAATGGCCGGAAAAAGGTGCGCCGAAGGATGAAACGCGCCTGCTGTCCAATATCGTGCTGATGGGTATGGGCGAACCGCTGTACAACTTTGAGAATGTGCGCGACGCGATGAAGATCGTCATGGATGGTGAAGGCATCGCGTTGGGCCGGCGCCGCATCACCCTGTCAACCTCTGGCGTGGTGCCGGAAATTCACCGCACCGCACAGGAAATCGGCTGTCTTCTGGCGGTGTCGTTCCATGCGACCACCGATGAAACCCGCGATGTGCTGGTGCCGATCAACAAGAAATGGAACATCGAGAAACTGCTTGAGGCTCTGCGCGAATATCCCAAGGCGACCAATTCGGAGCGGATCACCTTTGAATATGTGATGTTGCAGGGCATCAACGACAGCGACGAGGATGCGCATCGTCTGGTCAAGCTGCTCGACGGGATCCCGTCGAAGGTGAATCTGATCCCCTTCAACGAATGGCCGGGTGCGCCCTATAAGCGGTCGTCGAACAACCGGATCCGGGCCTTTGCCTCGATTCTGATGCAGGCGGGGTATGCCTCGCCGATCCGCACGCCGCGCGGTGAAGACATCATGGCCGCCTGCGGGCAGCTCAAATCCGCCACCGAGCGGGCGCGCAAATCCCGCAAGCAGATCGAGGCAGACGCAGGTTTGTAA
- a CDS encoding invasion associated locus B family protein translates to MSVFVKKSLLAVAFVMAAGHAVAQESTNQVAANTDWYVFEESQPSKSCWAVSVPKETLNTDSSGRPKSVNRGDIMLFVTYAPGNGVNGQVSFDGGYPFASGSEVEVDIGGSTFALFTQDEGAWAPTAEDDAKIVAAMKRGATATLTARSSRGTITKDTFSLLGFTASVEEAAKRCGR, encoded by the coding sequence ATGAGCGTTTTCGTGAAAAAGAGTCTTCTTGCAGTGGCATTCGTGATGGCTGCGGGCCATGCGGTGGCGCAGGAAAGCACCAATCAGGTGGCAGCAAACACCGATTGGTATGTGTTTGAGGAAAGCCAGCCCAGTAAAAGCTGCTGGGCTGTGTCTGTTCCCAAGGAAACCCTGAATACTGACAGCTCTGGTCGCCCAAAATCGGTGAACCGTGGCGATATCATGCTGTTTGTGACCTATGCGCCGGGCAATGGCGTGAACGGTCAGGTGTCCTTTGATGGCGGTTACCCCTTTGCGTCGGGGTCCGAGGTCGAGGTCGACATCGGCGGTTCGACCTTTGCCCTGTTCACGCAGGATGAGGGCGCTTGGGCGCCGACCGCAGAAGATGACGCGAAAATCGTTGCGGCGATGAAGCGCGGGGCCACGGCCACGCTGACGGCGCGCTCCTCGCGCGGGACGATCACCAAAGACACGTTTTCTCTGCTGGGCTTCACCGCCTCTGTGGAAGAAGCTGCGAAACGCTGCGGTCGCTGA
- a CDS encoding TSUP family transporter, with translation MFEVSLDLLMLLVGAAFVAGFVDSIAGGGGLITVPALMLAGVPPVAALATNKVQGLFGAGMAAITYARAGHVDLRKQIVSAALSFLGALCGALLASFLPTDVIRLGLPVLLIGIALFFAFRPGLTDVDRTQRITPLLFALSFVPLIGFYDGLLGPGTGAFFMLGFVSLAGYGILKATAHTKLLNFASNIGGLTGFILVAKPLWMLGLAMGLAQIAGAYVGSTLATKVGARLIKPVLVIASTALALKLIAEWF, from the coding sequence ATGTTTGAGGTCTCGCTGGACCTCTTGATGCTGCTGGTCGGTGCCGCCTTTGTCGCGGGCTTTGTCGACAGTATTGCGGGCGGTGGCGGGCTGATCACCGTACCGGCGCTGATGCTGGCGGGCGTGCCGCCGGTCGCGGCGCTGGCCACCAACAAGGTGCAGGGTCTTTTCGGGGCCGGCATGGCCGCGATCACCTATGCGCGCGCCGGACATGTCGATTTGCGCAAACAAATCGTGTCCGCCGCCCTGTCCTTTCTGGGGGCTCTATGTGGGGCGCTTCTGGCCAGCTTCCTACCCACGGATGTGATCCGGCTGGGCCTGCCGGTCCTGCTGATCGGCATTGCGCTGTTCTTTGCTTTTCGGCCCGGCTTGACCGATGTCGACCGCACGCAGCGCATCACCCCGCTGCTGTTCGCTCTCAGTTTTGTGCCGTTGATTGGCTTTTATGACGGGCTGCTGGGGCCGGGGACCGGGGCGTTTTTCATGCTCGGCTTTGTCAGCCTCGCGGGCTATGGCATCCTCAAGGCCACGGCCCATACGAAGCTGCTGAACTTCGCCTCAAATATCGGCGGGCTGACCGGGTTCATTCTGGTGGCAAAGCCTCTTTGGATGCTGGGGCTGGCGATGGGGCTGGCGCAGATCGCCGGGGCCTATGTCGGATCGACGCTGGCCACGAAAGTGGGCGCACGGCTGATCAAGCCGGTGCTGGTCATCGCGTCGACCGCCCTTGCGCTTAAGCTGATCGCGGAATGGTTCTGA
- the serB gene encoding phosphoserine phosphatase SerB — translation MYVVTLLTNPAAPALNLSTADALRSAWGGGDLKWLALGEAAEFLVEAVPSNQWDVWEGLRTQGIDLIVQPYENRRKKMLLADMDSTMIQQECIDELADVAGVGDHVKEITAKAMNGELDFEGALTERVGLLKGLPESVIQKVIDERITFMPGGRALLATMKRDGAYCALVSGGFTAFTGYVAKTLGFDENRANTLLVENGELVGKPGLPILGRQAKVQALEEITARLGIGEADVIAVGDGANDLGMLTRAGSGVALHAKPSVAAECDIRINHGDLSALLYVQGYAKADFADV, via the coding sequence ATGTATGTCGTCACCCTTCTGACCAATCCCGCCGCACCGGCGCTCAATCTGTCGACTGCTGACGCGTTGCGGTCGGCCTGGGGTGGCGGCGATCTGAAATGGCTCGCGCTGGGCGAGGCCGCGGAGTTTCTGGTCGAAGCCGTGCCGTCGAACCAATGGGATGTCTGGGAAGGGCTGCGGACACAGGGCATCGACCTGATTGTGCAACCCTATGAAAATCGACGTAAAAAGATGCTCCTGGCGGATATGGATAGCACCATGATCCAGCAGGAATGCATCGACGAATTGGCCGATGTCGCGGGCGTTGGCGACCACGTTAAAGAGATTACCGCCAAAGCCATGAATGGCGAGCTGGATTTCGAAGGGGCGCTGACCGAACGGGTCGGGCTTTTGAAGGGCCTGCCGGAAAGCGTCATCCAGAAAGTGATCGACGAGCGGATCACCTTCATGCCAGGCGGCAGGGCGCTGCTGGCCACGATGAAGCGCGACGGGGCCTATTGTGCGCTGGTGTCCGGAGGCTTCACAGCTTTTACCGGATATGTGGCAAAGACGCTGGGGTTCGATGAAAACCGCGCCAATACGCTCCTGGTGGAAAACGGGGAACTCGTGGGCAAGCCGGGCCTGCCGATTCTCGGGCGTCAGGCCAAGGTCCAGGCGCTCGAAGAAATCACCGCGCGTCTGGGGATCGGTGAGGCCGATGTGATTGCCGTGGGCGATGGTGCGAATGATCTGGGCATGCTGACGCGGGCTGGCTCCGGTGTGGCGCTCCATGCCAAGCCGAGCGTGGCCGCGGAATGTGATATTCGCATCAATCACGGCGATCTGAGCGCATTGCTCTACGTGCAGGGCTACGCCAAGGCCGACTTCGCGGATGTTTGA
- a CDS encoding phosphoserine transaminase has product MAPHAPAARPANPRFSSGPCAKIPHFSLDMLADAPLGRSHRAAVGKAKLKAAIETTRDVLGIPADYKIGIVPASDTGAVEMALWSLLGERKATMCAWESFGSGWVTDVVKQLKIDAEVKTADYGQIVDFADIDFNTDVVFTWNGTTSGVRVPNGDNIPADREGLTICDATSAAFAMDLPWDKLDVTTFSWQKVMGGEAAHGMLILSPRAVERLESYTPAWPLPKIFRLTKGGKLIDGIFSGATINTPSMLAVEDYLVALDWAQKIGGLPKLIERSTTNAKVLWDFCDRNDWIANLAEDDATRSNTSVCLKFTDERIKDGAAFAKAVAKKLEDYNVAYDIGAYRDAPAGLRIWCGATIESSDIEALTLWLKWAFEECIAAQ; this is encoded by the coding sequence ATGGCACCTCATGCTCCGGCCGCGCGCCCGGCGAATCCGCGTTTTTCCTCTGGCCCCTGCGCCAAGATCCCCCATTTCTCCCTCGACATGCTTGCAGACGCCCCTCTGGGCCGGTCGCACCGCGCTGCAGTTGGCAAAGCCAAGCTGAAAGCCGCGATTGAAACGACCCGCGACGTGCTCGGCATTCCGGCCGACTACAAGATCGGTATCGTGCCCGCATCGGACACCGGTGCTGTCGAGATGGCCCTGTGGTCGCTTCTGGGCGAACGCAAAGCCACCATGTGTGCCTGGGAATCCTTCGGCTCCGGCTGGGTCACCGATGTGGTGAAGCAGCTCAAGATTGACGCTGAAGTCAAAACCGCTGACTACGGTCAGATCGTCGACTTTGCCGATATCGATTTCAACACCGATGTCGTGTTCACCTGGAACGGCACCACCTCCGGCGTGCGCGTCCCCAACGGCGACAACATCCCGGCGGATCGCGAAGGCCTGACCATCTGCGATGCGACCTCGGCCGCTTTCGCAATGGATCTGCCCTGGGACAAGCTCGATGTGACCACCTTCTCCTGGCAGAAGGTCATGGGCGGCGAAGCAGCCCACGGCATGCTGATCCTCAGCCCGCGCGCTGTCGAACGTCTGGAAAGCTACACCCCGGCCTGGCCGCTGCCGAAAATCTTCCGCCTGACCAAAGGTGGCAAGCTGATCGACGGCATCTTCTCCGGCGCAACGATCAACACACCCTCCATGCTGGCCGTCGAGGACTACCTCGTGGCACTGGACTGGGCGCAAAAAATCGGCGGCCTGCCGAAGCTGATCGAACGCTCCACCACCAATGCGAAAGTCCTCTGGGACTTCTGCGACCGCAACGACTGGATCGCCAATCTCGCCGAGGATGACGCGACCCGCTCCAACACCTCGGTCTGCCTGAAGTTCACGGATGAGCGCATCAAGGACGGTGCCGCTTTCGCCAAGGCCGTGGCCAAAAAGCTGGAAGACTACAACGTCGCCTATGATATCGGCGCCTATCGCGATGCTCCGGCCGGTCTGCGCATCTGGTGTGGGGCCACGATCGAATCCTCCGATATCGAAGCCCTGACACTCTGGCTCAAATGGGCCTTCGAAGAGTGCATTGCCGCGCAATAA
- the serA gene encoding phosphoglycerate dehydrogenase yields MAPKVLVSDKLSETAVQIFRDRGIDVDFMPELGKDKEKLAEVIGKYDGLAIRSATKVTPALLEHADNLKVVGRAGIGTDNVDKEAASKKGVIVMNTPFGNMITTAEHAIAMMFAVARQIPEASASTHAGKWEKSKFMGVELTAKTLGVIGAGNIGGIVCNRALGLKMKVVAYDPFLSEERAAEIGVEKVELDELLKRADFITLHVPLTDSTRNILSKENLEKTKKGVRIINCARGGLVDEVALAELLKSGHVAGAAFDVFAEEPAKENPLFNLPNVVCTPHLGASTTEAQENVALQVAEQMSNYLLDGAVENALNMPSMTAEEAKVMGPWVQLAEGLGSFIGQVTEEAIETINITFDGVAADMNLKALEAAVIAGIMQAVNPDVNMVSAPLIAKDRGIQISKTTQDASGAFDGFIKLDIQTVEKYRTIAGTVFSDGKPRFIQIKGITIDSEMGEHMLYTTNKDVPGVLGKLGTLLAEHDENIANFTLGRAEEGGDAIAMTFLDTPIKAETVKALKDTGLFQRVIPLHFKA; encoded by the coding sequence ATGGCACCCAAGGTTCTCGTCTCCGACAAGCTTTCGGAAACCGCCGTTCAGATCTTTCGCGATCGCGGCATCGACGTCGACTTCATGCCGGAGCTCGGCAAAGACAAGGAAAAGCTGGCTGAAGTGATCGGCAAGTATGACGGCTTGGCGATTCGTTCGGCCACGAAAGTGACCCCGGCGCTGCTGGAACATGCTGACAACCTCAAGGTCGTCGGCCGGGCTGGCATCGGCACCGACAACGTCGACAAGGAAGCCGCGTCGAAAAAAGGCGTGATCGTGATGAACACGCCCTTCGGCAACATGATCACCACTGCCGAACACGCCATCGCAATGATGTTCGCCGTCGCCCGTCAGATCCCGGAAGCCTCGGCTTCGACCCACGCTGGCAAATGGGAAAAGTCCAAGTTCATGGGCGTCGAACTGACCGCCAAGACTTTGGGCGTGATCGGCGCCGGCAACATCGGCGGCATCGTCTGCAACCGCGCCCTCGGCCTGAAAATGAAAGTGGTCGCCTACGATCCCTTCCTGTCCGAAGAGCGCGCCGCAGAAATCGGTGTGGAAAAGGTCGAACTTGACGAGCTGCTCAAGCGCGCCGATTTCATCACCCTGCACGTGCCGCTGACCGACAGCACCCGCAACATCCTGTCCAAGGAAAACCTTGAGAAGACCAAGAAAGGCGTGCGCATCATCAACTGTGCCCGTGGCGGTCTTGTCGATGAGGTCGCCCTGGCCGAACTGCTGAAATCCGGCCATGTGGCTGGCGCGGCGTTCGACGTGTTCGCAGAAGAACCGGCAAAAGAAAACCCGCTGTTCAACCTGCCGAACGTGGTTTGCACGCCGCACCTTGGCGCCTCCACTACGGAAGCTCAGGAAAACGTGGCCCTGCAAGTGGCCGAGCAGATGTCCAACTACCTGCTGGACGGTGCCGTCGAAAACGCGCTGAACATGCCGTCGATGACCGCCGAAGAAGCCAAGGTCATGGGCCCCTGGGTCCAATTGGCCGAGGGTCTGGGCTCCTTCATCGGTCAGGTGACCGAAGAAGCCATCGAAACGATCAACATCACCTTCGACGGTGTCGCCGCCGACATGAACCTCAAGGCGCTTGAAGCGGCCGTGATCGCTGGCATCATGCAGGCCGTGAACCCGGATGTGAACATGGTGTCCGCGCCGCTGATCGCCAAGGACCGTGGCATCCAGATTTCGAAGACCACCCAGGACGCCTCCGGCGCCTTTGACGGCTTCATCAAGCTGGATATCCAGACCGTTGAAAAATACCGCACCATCGCGGGCACGGTCTTCTCGGACGGCAAGCCGCGTTTCATCCAGATCAAGGGCATCACCATCGACAGCGAGATGGGCGAACACATGCTCTACACCACCAACAAGGACGTCCCTGGCGTTTTGGGCAAACTCGGCACGCTGCTGGCGGAACACGACGAAAACATCGCCAACTTCACCCTGGGTCGCGCCGAAGAAGGTGGCGACGCGATCGCGATGACCTTCCTGGATACACCGATCAAAGCAGAAACCGTGAAGGCGCTGAAAGACACCGGGCTGTTCCAGCGCGTCATTCCGCTGCACTTCAAAGCCTAA